The following proteins come from a genomic window of Scylla paramamosain isolate STU-SP2022 chromosome 46, ASM3559412v1, whole genome shotgun sequence:
- the LOC135094616 gene encoding uncharacterized protein LOC135094616, giving the protein MSEEDSRELIESIKRQQAETRIRLSLANRHINTLYSQVQDLEEQFRTAMVFKKHSARYNLRQKLAVIMGLKIVYLNYCSVKSQELERINRKLRSLTDREEEAMDTDSLEEPSTSLVEM; this is encoded by the exons ATGTCAGAGGAGGATTCGAGAGAGCTCATCGAATCCATTAAGAGGCAACAAGCAGAGACCAGGATTCGCCTCAGCCTGGCCAACCGTCACATCAACACTCTGTACTCgcag GTACAGGACTTGGAGGAGCAGTTTCGCACGGCTATGGTCTTTAAGAAACACTCGGCGCGCTACAACCTCCGTCAGAAGCTTGCGGTCATCATGGGACTCAAGATTGTGTACCTCAACTACTGCTCAGTCAAGTCGCAGGAGCTGGAACGCATCAACAGAAAACTCCGTTCCCTCACTGACCGGGAAGAGGAGGCCATGGACACGGACTCGCTGGAGGAACCGAGCACTTCCCTGGTGGAGATGTAG
- the LOC135094614 gene encoding heparan-alpha-glucosaminide N-acetyltransferase-like yields the protein MAFSDSSTPTCHGRHLVLGQACLEVASNDLHNTLQLWAQADECYKCPPWYYLTLAPNTTHTLAVNTTYPTSIFINTEDGRDLYKLDYHFGLYGNYHLLLNARGARQVEVTREPESEALPLVTATLFFLLLMFMWLCSKFLVRRMDSSTTARQTLDNERSPLISRRSQDHSSISSDPPSDPQPSTSQPSTSSQPSTSTSTSASMLHPDPIPLDGRRESGRLRSLDAFRGLAIVLMIFVNYGGGGYWFFKHARWNGLTVADLVFPWFLWIMGVSLVFSIRSQLRRATKRIVIVARILKRCLILFALGLVVNSVGGHNYMPTFRIFGVLQRFAICYFLTAVIEVYNMNPQESPEYVWYWKIRDIVRSSPQWVYTLVLLIIHSTLTFGLPVPGCPMGYLGPGGLHEWGMNRGCTGGAAGYIDRVVVGRPHVYSHPTCVTIYASNTPYDPEGLLGALTSVLMVQFGAACGRIITTYQTHRGRWTRWLVWALVTGLLAGFLCGWRKEGGVIPVNKNLWSLSYVLCTTSFAFVLFTILYIMIDERGWWAGNPLRYAGMNSILLYVGHEICGGLFPWSWKPVGQHHSNHLIMNLWATSSWVVIAYLCHRRKLYLSV from the exons ATGGCCTTTAGTGACAGTTCCACGCCAACCTGCCACGGCCGCCACCTGGTTCTGGGCCAGGCGTGTCTTGAAGTGGCCAGCAATGACTTACACAATACCCTGCAACTCTGGGCACAGGCTGATGAGTGCTATAAG TGTCCCCCCTGGTACTACCTCACTCTGGCCCccaacaccacccacaccctgGCCGTCAACACCACCTACCCTACCAGTATCTTCATCAACACCGAGGATGGCCGGGACCTGTACAA GCTGGATTACCACTTTGGCCTCTATGGGAACTACCACCTGCTCCTCAACGCACGGGGGGCACGGCAGGTGGAGGTGACGAGGGAACCAGAGAGTGAGGCATTAC CACTGGTCACGGctaccctcttcttcctcctcctaatgttTATGTGGCTGTGTAGTAAGTTTCTGGTGCGCCGAATGGATTCGTCGACCACAGCAAGG CAAACACTGGATAATGAAAGAAGTCCCTTGATATCCAGACGTTCTCAAGACCATTCGTCCATCTCGTCCGACCCCCCATCCGACCCACAGCCATCCACATCCcagccttccacctcctcccagcCATCCACCTCCACGTCCACCTCCGCCTCTATGCTCCATCCAGACCCCATACCTCTGGATGGacggagggagagtggaaggttAAGGTCGCTCGATGCCTTCCGCGg GTTGGCAATAGTGCTGATGATCTTCGTGAATTATGGTGGTGGCGGTTACTGGTTCTTCAAACACGCGCGGTGGAATGGTCTTACTGTGGCTGATTTGGTGTTCCcctg GTTTCTGTGGATCATGGGCGTGAGTCTGGTGTTCTCGATCCGCTCACAACTTCGCAGAGCCACAAagcgcatcgttatcgtggcgCGGATTCTCAAACGATGCCTAATTCTCTTTGCTCTCGGCCTTGTTGTCAATAG tGTTGGCGGCCATAACTACATGCCAACTTTTCGTATCTTTGGGGTGCTTCAGAGGTTCGCCATCTGCTACTTCCTGACAGCTGTGATTGAAGTGTATAACATGAACCCGCAGGAGTCcccagag TATGTCTGGTACTGGAAGATCCGCGACATAGTGCGTTCAAGTCCCCAGTGGGTGTACACGTTGGTGCTGCTCATCATACACTCCACCCTTACCTTTGGCCTGCCCGTCCCTGGCTGCCCCAt GGGCTATCTCGGACCAGGGGGGCTGCACGAGTGGGGGATGAACCGGGGCTGTACAGGGGGAGCAGCTGGGTACATCGATCGAGTGGTGGTGGGACGGCCTCATGTTTACAGCCACCCTACCTGCGTCACTATTTATGCCAGCAACACTCCTTATGACCCTGAAGGACTGCTGGGTGCCCTTACTTCTGTTCTcatg GTGCAGTTCGGCGCAGCGTGTGGTCGTATCATCACTACATACCAGACACACCGCGGCCGCTGGACACGCTGGCTGGTGTGGGCGCTGGTGACCGGTCTGCTGGCTGGCTTTCTGTgcgggtggaggaaagaaggtggCGTGATCCCAGTCAACAAGAATCTATGGTCACTATCCTACGTCTTATGCACCACTTCTTTCGCCTTTGTCCTCTTCACCATCCTCTACATTATGATAGATGAGAGAGGCTGGTGGGCCGGGAACCCATTACGATATGCAGGCATGAACTCAATTCTTTTGTACGTGGGCCATGAGATATGTGGGGGTCTGTTCCCTTGGTCCTGGAAGCCGGTCGGACAGCACCACTCCAACCATCTCATTATGAACCTCTGGGCGACGAGTTCCTGGGTTGTTATTGCTTACTTGTGCCACAGAAGGAAactgtatctgtctgtgtga
- the LOC135094615 gene encoding hydroxyacid-oxoacid transhydrogenase, mitochondrial-like isoform X1, with translation MSAARSRAFHLLKSISSATCQCPAHSAGWTPHSTKAAKTTDYAFEMACSTVRYGPRVTQEIGQDVGVLGAKKVLVMTDATLATMRPVAAVLESLTQHKVEFSVYDSVRVEPTDSSFKDAANFAKAGGFDAYIAVGGGSVIDTCKAANLYASDPEADFLDYVNPPIGKGKPVTVKLAPLIAVPTTAGTGSETTGVAIFDYEPLKAKTGIANRALRPTLGIIDPLHTLLMPERVTAYSGFDVLCHALESFTAIPYQQRSPRPEHPLLRPAYQGSNPISDVWARHALGIIRDYFKRSVYNQDDVEARSQMHLASTFAGVGFGNAGVHLCHGLSYPIAGGVKDYRAKEYKCNHSLIPHGLSVVMTAPAVFTFTAPFCPERHLEAATLLGHDTTNVRKEDAGLVLADVLRKYMSDMKIDDGLEALGFTTDDIPALVKGTLPQHRVTKLAPREQSEEDLAGLFEHSMKVY, from the exons ATGTCTGCTGCACGCTCCCGAGCCTTCCACCTTTTGAAGTCCATTTCATCGGCTAC gTGCCAGTGCCCAGCCCACTCAGCAGGATGGACACCCCACTCCACCAAGGCTGCCAAGACCACAGACTACGCATTCGAG ATGGCGTGCTCGACAGTCCGCTATGGGCCCCGGGTGACACAGGAGATTGGCCAGGACGTTGGGGTGCTGGGGGCCAAGAAGGTGCTGGTCATGACAGATGCAACACTCGCCACAATGAGACCAGTGGCGGCTGTGCTGGAGTCCCTCACACAACACAAAGTGGAGTTTTCGGTGTACGACTCTGTGCGTGTGGAGCCGACGGATTCTAG TTTCAAGGACGCAGCAAACTTTGCCAAGGCAGGAGGTTTTGACGCCTACATCGCGGTTGGAGGCGGCTCAGTCATTGACACTTGCAAGGCTGCCAACCTGTATGCGTCAGATCCAGAGGCAGACTTCCTGGACTATGTGAATCCCCCCATTGGGAAGGGAAAGCCTGTTACAGTCAAGTTGGCGCCCCTGATTGCTG TGCCCACAACAGCCGGGACAGGCAGCGAGACAACAGGAGTAGCAATCTTTGACTATGAACCTCTGAAAGCCAAGACTGGGATAGCTAACAGGGCACTGAGGCCAACGCTGGGCATTATCGACCCCCTGCACACACTTCTGATGCCTGAGAGAGTGACAGCATACAGTGGCTTTGATGTTCTTTGCCATGCCCTCGAGTCTTTCACTGCTATTCCCTACCAGCAGCGGTCCCCTCGGCCCGAGCACCCACTCCTGCGGCCGGCTTACCAGGGCTCCAATCCTATCTCAGATGTGTGGGCCAGACATGCATTGGGTATCATTAGGGATTACTTCAAGAG GTCAGTGTACAACCAGGATGACGTGGAGGCCAGGTCACAGATGCACCTAGCCAGTACCTTTGCTGGTGTTGGGTTTGGCAACGCTGGGGTGCACCTGTGTCACGGCCTGTCTTATCCCATTGCTGGCGGTGTGAAGGACTACAGGGCAAAGGAATATAA GTGCAACCACTCGCTGATCCCACACGGCCTGTCTGTGGTGATGACTGCCCCAGCTGTCTTCACCTTCACGGCTCCCTTCTGCCCCGAGAGACACCTGGAGGCCGCGACACTGCTGGGACACGACACCACAAATGTCAGGAAGGAGGATGCCG gactggTGCTGGCTGACGTTTTGCGCAAGTACATGTCGGATATGAAGATAGATGATGGACTAGAGGCTCTTGGCTTTACCACAGACGATATTCCTGCTCTGGTGAAGGGTACGCTGCCACAG CATCGCGTGACCAAGCTTGCACCGAGGGAACAGAGTGAGGAGGACCTGGCTGGCCTTTTTGAACACTCCATGAAGGTTTACTGA
- the LOC135094615 gene encoding hydroxyacid-oxoacid transhydrogenase, mitochondrial-like isoform X2 — protein MACSTVRYGPRVTQEIGQDVGVLGAKKVLVMTDATLATMRPVAAVLESLTQHKVEFSVYDSVRVEPTDSSFKDAANFAKAGGFDAYIAVGGGSVIDTCKAANLYASDPEADFLDYVNPPIGKGKPVTVKLAPLIAVPTTAGTGSETTGVAIFDYEPLKAKTGIANRALRPTLGIIDPLHTLLMPERVTAYSGFDVLCHALESFTAIPYQQRSPRPEHPLLRPAYQGSNPISDVWARHALGIIRDYFKRSVYNQDDVEARSQMHLASTFAGVGFGNAGVHLCHGLSYPIAGGVKDYRAKEYKCNHSLIPHGLSVVMTAPAVFTFTAPFCPERHLEAATLLGHDTTNVRKEDAGLVLADVLRKYMSDMKIDDGLEALGFTTDDIPALVKGTLPQHRVTKLAPREQSEEDLAGLFEHSMKVY, from the exons ATGGCGTGCTCGACAGTCCGCTATGGGCCCCGGGTGACACAGGAGATTGGCCAGGACGTTGGGGTGCTGGGGGCCAAGAAGGTGCTGGTCATGACAGATGCAACACTCGCCACAATGAGACCAGTGGCGGCTGTGCTGGAGTCCCTCACACAACACAAAGTGGAGTTTTCGGTGTACGACTCTGTGCGTGTGGAGCCGACGGATTCTAG TTTCAAGGACGCAGCAAACTTTGCCAAGGCAGGAGGTTTTGACGCCTACATCGCGGTTGGAGGCGGCTCAGTCATTGACACTTGCAAGGCTGCCAACCTGTATGCGTCAGATCCAGAGGCAGACTTCCTGGACTATGTGAATCCCCCCATTGGGAAGGGAAAGCCTGTTACAGTCAAGTTGGCGCCCCTGATTGCTG TGCCCACAACAGCCGGGACAGGCAGCGAGACAACAGGAGTAGCAATCTTTGACTATGAACCTCTGAAAGCCAAGACTGGGATAGCTAACAGGGCACTGAGGCCAACGCTGGGCATTATCGACCCCCTGCACACACTTCTGATGCCTGAGAGAGTGACAGCATACAGTGGCTTTGATGTTCTTTGCCATGCCCTCGAGTCTTTCACTGCTATTCCCTACCAGCAGCGGTCCCCTCGGCCCGAGCACCCACTCCTGCGGCCGGCTTACCAGGGCTCCAATCCTATCTCAGATGTGTGGGCCAGACATGCATTGGGTATCATTAGGGATTACTTCAAGAG GTCAGTGTACAACCAGGATGACGTGGAGGCCAGGTCACAGATGCACCTAGCCAGTACCTTTGCTGGTGTTGGGTTTGGCAACGCTGGGGTGCACCTGTGTCACGGCCTGTCTTATCCCATTGCTGGCGGTGTGAAGGACTACAGGGCAAAGGAATATAA GTGCAACCACTCGCTGATCCCACACGGCCTGTCTGTGGTGATGACTGCCCCAGCTGTCTTCACCTTCACGGCTCCCTTCTGCCCCGAGAGACACCTGGAGGCCGCGACACTGCTGGGACACGACACCACAAATGTCAGGAAGGAGGATGCCG gactggTGCTGGCTGACGTTTTGCGCAAGTACATGTCGGATATGAAGATAGATGATGGACTAGAGGCTCTTGGCTTTACCACAGACGATATTCCTGCTCTGGTGAAGGGTACGCTGCCACAG CATCGCGTGACCAAGCTTGCACCGAGGGAACAGAGTGAGGAGGACCTGGCTGGCCTTTTTGAACACTCCATGAAGGTTTACTGA